The genomic window AATTTCTAATCACGAAGATGAAAACTATTTGAGTTATGTTGACAATTGGCTGAAGAAATTTTTAGAATTTATCCGCAATGACGGTGATAGCGAAAGTCTTTGTCTCTATCGCCAAGGAATGATTTTAATTATTCTCTTTGCAATTGCTAAATTTCAGTATGCCCGTAAAAAAAATGATAATCGAATTTCTTTTATTAAAGCATTACAAAATAAAATTAGCTTATTAGCGACAGAATATAAAAAACATCCTCCTGTGACTGCTCAAGAAAAAAATTGGTGTGACAGTCCCAAGTTACAGGAATTACTAGTTGTTCAACATATATCAAAAACAATTGATGCTGTAGATTCTCACCTTTTAGAATCAATTTGGGGAGAAGAAACAAGTCAGGATTTAGCAGATGAATTGGTAAATACTCAAATTCAACATAACAATGAACTTAATGATAATCCCAACTCTGAAAAATCTTTATCTGTCATTGACCAAGTAAGTACAGATATTACAGAAAGAGTAATTGACGTTGTTAATGACCAAATAGAAGAAAAATCTCAGACTTCTCTCAGTAAGAGAAATCAATCTAGTTCATTCATACGTGTAGATGTAGATAAACTCCAACGCATTAATTACTTAGCTGGTGAATTATTAGTTTACCAAAAAAGACGAGCGTTAAACGATGAACAAATTCAAGAGATACTTGAGAGATTATCTGAGCAACTAAGCAGACATCAAGAAACGTTAAATCAATTACGTGATTTGCCATTACAAATGCAGAGTGTCAAATCACATCAGACACAAAATTTTGCATCAGTGAAATTTGACTCATTGGAAATGGATGTTTATACAGAATTCCATTTGACATTACACGAATCTATAGAAGAGACACTGCAATTACAAGAAACTACCGAATCAATTGATTTACTCTTAAAACAAGCTAGCCAAATTAGTGATAAAAAACAAAATTTAGCTTTAAATCTGCTAGATAACTTAGTGGAAGCGAGAATGTTACCTTTCGGTAATATATTGAATCGCTTTCCCCAGATGGTTCAACAACTGGGTAATGTTTATCATAAACAGGTGGAATTGCGACTTACTGGTACAGGATTACTAATAGATAAAGCGATCGCCGAAAAACTCTACGATCCCCTACTACAATTAGTGCGTAATGCTTTTGACCACGGTATTGAATCGCCGCAAGTTCGCCGGGAACGAGGTAAACCAGAAACAGGTGTCATTGAAATTTGCGCCTACCATCAAGGTAGTCAAACAGTGATTGAAGTCCGAGATGATGGACAGGGATTGAGTTTAGATAAGATTCGCAAAAAAGCTGTTGAATTGAATTTGCACCCAGGAAATGCTCATTGGGATGAATCTGATTTGTTAGATGTGATGTTTGCACCTGGATTTTCTACTGTTGATCAGGTGAGTGAAATTTCTGGACGGGGAATGGGATTAGATATTGTGCGTTCTCAACTGCAAATACTTAACGCCTCGATTTTAGTGCAATCTCAGCCCAATCAAGGTACAACTTTTATATTTAAAATTCCTTTTTCTATGACTACCGACCAATTAATGTTAGTGCAATCTGGTGGTGTTGTTTATGCTTTATTATTGGATAGTATCGAAAAAATTGTTATTCCTACACCGCAACAAATTAAAGAAATTGACGGTAAAAAAGTTTTACATTGCCATATAGATAATGATGAAACTATGGTCAGCCTTTATCAACTTTCAGATTTGATGTCTTATAATGGTTCGTTAGCTCCCAATGTGATTAATAGCAATTTACTAGCTGAACATAACACAGAAGTCATGAATAATCCTGTGTTATTATTGAGGCACGATCACGGTGTATTTGCTTTGGAAGTTGACCAAATTATTGGTGAGCAAGAACTAGTAATTAGACCTTTAGGAACTGCGATCGCTCCACCAAAATATATTTATGGTTGTAGTAGTTTGGCTAATGGTACTCTCATCTTAGTCATTGATGGAGCTTTGTTTCTCCAGTCTGTTGAGATGCAAGCTACATTGGATGTAGGCGCATTACCAGAAGCTAATTCTGCTAATAATAAATCCTTGCCAGTCTCAGATTCTACCCTGGAATCAATACCATTATTGGCTGCTTCCAAACCTACAAATTCTATAGAAGAATCACACCGCAAATCTCCAGGAGTAGTTTTAGTTGTAGATGATGCGATCAGTCTGCGGCAAACTGTCTCTCTAACATTGCAAAAATCTGGTTATCAAGTAATACAAGCGCAACATGGCATAGAAGCTTTAGAACAGTTACAAAGGTATCCTCAAATTCAGGCTGTCATTTCGGATTTAGAAATGCCCCGCATGAATGGCTTTGAATTATTAAGTCACATCCGAAATAACCCAACTTTGGCGAAATTACCTGTAGTCATTCTGACTTCCCGTAGTGCCGAAAAACATCGTCAACTTGCCCAAGAATTAGGCGCACAAGGTTACTTAACTAAGCCTTATTTAGAGCATGATTTGCTAGCCACAGTTGAGCGATTAATCAATACAGAAAAGGAGAATTTAAACCCAGGGCTATTTCATTCTAAAAAGTTGTTTAACTGTGTCTAAAACAAAAGAGCATATTTTTTGGGCTTGTGCGATGTTTTTAAACATATTGTTCTATAATATTAATGTTTGAGGACTTTGCCATCTAACCCAATAGTTTCGCCAGTATTTGTTTGTACATTAAAAAATTTGCTCAGACACACGGAATAATCTTCGTAGTCTACGTTTAATAAGGCACGATGCACAGTGCTATAAGAAGGTAGTCTATGTTTTTGGTGTTGAAAAAGGTCAATCAACGCTGAGATTAAGAGAAAGATATACAACCAAAGTTTTGCATATGATTTCCAGGTGTCTTTTACCGTTTTTGATGATAGCGATCGCAGCAAGCATCAGTAGCTGTGCTTCCAACCTACCAGAAACTAGCACAACACCAACCCCAACCCAGAGTATGGCTCAACTCAGAGTCAAACACAACAATATCAAGTCCCCCTCTGATACCTCTAAAGCTGCTTCTGGTAAGATGGTAAACGTTACTTTATATATAAGCGATATTCAGTGCCAGGAATTTGTTCCGCAAAAAGTAACCGTACCAGCAGTAGAGTCTTTAACTAATACAGTTGGCAAAATCATACAAGAACAAGACACAGCCGACTTTAGTTTGTCTGGTTATCGTGTCACAGTCAATAATGGCGTTGCAACAGTTGACTTGCGACTCTCACCCCAATCAAAACGTAACTTCATTTCTCTTTCTAACTGTGAACAGTTTGCTTTATTTGGCAGTGTCCGCAAAACCCTTACCAATAATTCCCAGTGGAAAATTAAAGAAGTACGCTTCACTGAAAAAGGCGAACCAATTGTGATGTAGTCAATATTCACGCGTATCAGGTTATCTAAATGTATATCCACGCCTACGCGATCGCAAATTCAGACCAACGCCCCATTCCCAAAAATGCTTTGTAAAGGCGTATTACGTTAATAGACAGGTGATCTGAAAAGTTTTACAATCAGACTGAAGGTAGTAAATTTACTTATTGCTCAATCAAACCAAGCATAGTAAAGATTTTCTAGCGATTCAGCTAGATTATTAAATCGCACTATTAATATAAGAAAGTCTTGATGAAAGGGTAATAAACCAATGGATGTAAAGCTGATTATCGTTGGGTTAACTGTTATATTTACCATTTCGTGCCTATTTTTTGGGACGAAAAATGGATTTTATGATTCAGATAACTATCACGGCAATGGCTCTGCCCATTGATAGATTAAAGCAAAAGACAAGTTCCCTGAGCTTCCAGCTTGAGGGCTTCTCGTTATCAGCTTTTCCCAAACACTGAGGGTTTGCAAGAGGTGTCCTCCCCCATCAAAAATCCATATTCTTAGGGATGAGAGGCACATTGTCAAACTTACCCCTAGTTTACAAAACCAAAATCCTTAGAAAAGTGGGCTTTTGGGATATGTCAAAGATTATGAGATGGGAGGGGAGGAAAGCATGAGGGATAATGTGCCAGCATACTCCCGCGTTGACACAGAGGAAACAGCAACAGAATTAGAATGCTTTCCTTATAGTGTTCAGCATCATGACGAGGGTGTATGTTTGTTGGTGCGGATGGGGCCACACCGCATCCTGCTAGACTGTGGTTTGGCAGACATTTCATCCTTACAAAAAAGTGTCACTAAATCGTCAAAGTTACCAGTAGATTTAGTGTTAGTCACTCATGCTCACCCAGACCACGCTAGAGGGTTATTATCGCTGCATCAAGCTTTCCCGCATTTACCCATCTACGCCAGTGAAGTAACTAGCAAATTACTGCCACTGAGTTGGCCAGAGGCAGAAAACGTCCCACAGTTTTGTCACGCCTTGCCATTGCGATCGCCTATTGAGTTACAAAAAGGACTAGTTGCAGAAATCTTTCCCGCCGGACACTTGCCAGGCGCAGTAGCAATTCTCCTCACATACACCACAGCCCAACGCGCTTACAAGCTCCTCTATACAGGGGATTTTTTCTTATCTAACTCTCGATTAGTAGAAGGGTTGCGGTTAGAAGAGTTGCGGGGTTCAGATGTGAACGTGCTGATCATTGAAGGTACTTACGGCACATCACGTCACCCCCACCGCCGCAACCAAGAAAACCAACTAGCCGAACGCATCAACCACGCGATCGCTGAAGGTCGTTCTGTGCTACTACCCACACCCGCATTAGGTCTGGGACAAGAACTGTTAATGCTGTTGCGCTCTCACCACCACTTCACCGGGAGGGATTTAGATATTTGGGTTGATGGTGCTGTGGCTAAAGGGTGCGACGCTTACTTAGAACTATTACCCCATCTACCGCCATCAGTACAAAACTTTGCCCGCCATCAACCCTTATTTTGGGATGAACGAATACGTCCCCGCGTGCGGCGGTTGCAGTCAGAACATCGTCATCTGGTGGGCAAATCTCCTTGTATTGTGCTTACAGATGTCACAGCAGATTTCAGCCAATACTGCCAA from Nostoc sp. UHCC 0870 includes these protein-coding regions:
- a CDS encoding GerMN domain-containing protein, whose product is MISRCLLPFLMIAIAASISSCASNLPETSTTPTPTQSMAQLRVKHNNIKSPSDTSKAASGKMVNVTLYISDIQCQEFVPQKVTVPAVESLTNTVGKIIQEQDTADFSLSGYRVTVNNGVATVDLRLSPQSKRNFISLSNCEQFALFGSVRKTLTNNSQWKIKEVRFTEKGEPIVM
- a CDS encoding hybrid sensor histidine kinase/response regulator; translated protein: MITDTEIREQGYIYFLAEAPDLLQTIEQELLSLSESHSTAKVHNLMRATHTIKGGAATVGLELIKKIAHSLEDIFKSLYSPEILIDFELHTLLYQAYECLKLALNSELTDSVINDKELLQRASLIFIQIQEKLGDNFGKDTYVPTSQELGFDIVQSIFESGVKQRLENIHEAIKSLVDNIEFVDFLTSQAEVFIGLSESLNLPGFEAISQAILAALKSNPTQVRQIAEIALVDLQQAQTDVLAGDRTRGGSPSTALLQLGVTTIDQLSPVTKTLIDQSSYTDFSDKQNEFYQFLITSENNTHQGVKPETAKFYLKAIHYIFCWFSHESEIPVSEMDLDILISNHEDENYLSYVDNWLKKFLEFIRNDGDSESLCLYRQGMILIILFAIAKFQYARKKNDNRISFIKALQNKISLLATEYKKHPPVTAQEKNWCDSPKLQELLVVQHISKTIDAVDSHLLESIWGEETSQDLADELVNTQIQHNNELNDNPNSEKSLSVIDQVSTDITERVIDVVNDQIEEKSQTSLSKRNQSSSFIRVDVDKLQRINYLAGELLVYQKRRALNDEQIQEILERLSEQLSRHQETLNQLRDLPLQMQSVKSHQTQNFASVKFDSLEMDVYTEFHLTLHESIEETLQLQETTESIDLLLKQASQISDKKQNLALNLLDNLVEARMLPFGNILNRFPQMVQQLGNVYHKQVELRLTGTGLLIDKAIAEKLYDPLLQLVRNAFDHGIESPQVRRERGKPETGVIEICAYHQGSQTVIEVRDDGQGLSLDKIRKKAVELNLHPGNAHWDESDLLDVMFAPGFSTVDQVSEISGRGMGLDIVRSQLQILNASILVQSQPNQGTTFIFKIPFSMTTDQLMLVQSGGVVYALLLDSIEKIVIPTPQQIKEIDGKKVLHCHIDNDETMVSLYQLSDLMSYNGSLAPNVINSNLLAEHNTEVMNNPVLLLRHDHGVFALEVDQIIGEQELVIRPLGTAIAPPKYIYGCSSLANGTLILVIDGALFLQSVEMQATLDVGALPEANSANNKSLPVSDSTLESIPLLAASKPTNSIEESHRKSPGVVLVVDDAISLRQTVSLTLQKSGYQVIQAQHGIEALEQLQRYPQIQAVISDLEMPRMNGFELLSHIRNNPTLAKLPVVILTSRSAEKHRQLAQELGAQGYLTKPYLEHDLLATVERLINTEKENLNPGLFHSKKLFNCV
- a CDS encoding MBL fold metallo-hydrolase — protein: MRDNVPAYSRVDTEETATELECFPYSVQHHDEGVCLLVRMGPHRILLDCGLADISSLQKSVTKSSKLPVDLVLVTHAHPDHARGLLSLHQAFPHLPIYASEVTSKLLPLSWPEAENVPQFCHALPLRSPIELQKGLVAEIFPAGHLPGAVAILLTYTTAQRAYKLLYTGDFFLSNSRLVEGLRLEELRGSDVNVLIIEGTYGTSRHPHRRNQENQLAERINHAIAEGRSVLLPTPALGLGQELLMLLRSHHHFTGRDLDIWVDGAVAKGCDAYLELLPHLPPSVQNFARHQPLFWDERIRPRVRRLQSEHRHLVGKSPCIVLTDVTADFSQYCQPNTGSWLVLLPEKIDVKIKQQYPTPTTIDTYLLAQHSDGPGTTQLIHNLRPQHVVFVHGSAAYLADLTSLEELQNRYHIHSPLAGTRVELPIGDTFLQPAPPETNYQGEVTELDTIITITLPDAITGDPRWRQFADTGLIEARWQGEELVFRGLTQRELLNQNSDRFMMSDVDCCGTCRHQRGQRCWNPASPLYNFRVTLEGYCPAFESYES